A stretch of Nonomuraea africana DNA encodes these proteins:
- a CDS encoding sugar ABC transporter permease, with translation MTVVKEIGSRGRTAARAARPAFDGRRARFIALCLLPGVVFVIAFTYYPMIRGGVIAFQRYNLFDLTATPFVGLENFRAVLTDDQFWTALGNTGIWVVASLTGQLVLGFGLALLLRRHFRGRGLYQAWVFFPWAMSGFLIGLLWRWMFNGEFGVVNDLLIKAGLVDEPIGFLSSPGWAMTSIIVANIWYGVTFFAIMIIAALQSVPQELYEAADVDGASRIRQFVHVTLPAIRTTLVLIVLLRVIWILNFPDLIYSMTGGGPAGSTHIATTYLIEQVQNGDYGKAGAVGIFVLGLLLSFSVFYLNATRFEKARD, from the coding sequence GTGACAGTGGTCAAGGAGATCGGCTCGCGCGGGCGGACCGCCGCCCGCGCGGCCCGGCCGGCCTTCGACGGGCGGCGGGCCCGCTTCATCGCGCTCTGCCTGCTGCCCGGGGTGGTGTTCGTCATCGCGTTCACGTACTACCCCATGATCAGGGGCGGCGTGATCGCGTTCCAGCGCTACAACCTGTTCGACCTGACCGCCACGCCGTTCGTCGGGCTGGAGAACTTCCGCGCGGTCCTGACCGACGACCAGTTCTGGACCGCGCTCGGCAACACGGGGATCTGGGTGGTCGCGTCGCTGACCGGCCAGCTCGTGCTCGGCTTCGGCCTGGCCCTGCTGCTGCGCCGGCACTTCCGCGGTCGCGGCCTCTACCAGGCGTGGGTGTTCTTCCCCTGGGCGATGTCCGGCTTCCTCATCGGCCTGCTGTGGCGCTGGATGTTCAACGGCGAGTTCGGCGTCGTCAACGATCTCCTGATCAAGGCGGGCCTGGTCGACGAGCCGATCGGTTTCCTCTCCTCGCCCGGGTGGGCGATGACCTCGATCATCGTCGCCAACATCTGGTACGGCGTGACGTTCTTCGCCATCATGATCATCGCGGCGCTCCAGTCGGTGCCCCAGGAGCTGTACGAGGCGGCGGACGTCGACGGCGCCTCCCGCATCAGGCAGTTCGTCCACGTGACGCTGCCGGCGATCCGGACCACCCTGGTGCTCATCGTGCTGCTGCGGGTCATCTGGATTCTCAACTTCCCCGACCTCATCTACTCGATGACCGGCGGCGGCCCCGCGGGAAGCACGCACATCGCCACGACCTACCTCATCGAGCAGGTGCAGAACGGCGACTACGGGAAGGCGGGCGCGGTCGGCATCTTCGTCCTCGGGCTGCTGCTGTCGTTCAGCGTCTTCTACCTCAACGCCACCCGGTTCGAGAAGGCGAGGGACTGA
- a CDS encoding carbohydrate ABC transporter permease, with protein sequence MRHPTPLIARIAKAVVLGVWLLITVFPLYWILVTSLKPTAEIFAVPLRYLPGSATLEHYRELFSFSSFGGYLRNSLIVSLVSGAVVTAIGVLGGYVLARFHFPGRGALMLAYLVTQMIPLFIALGPLYLMMSDLGLLNQMSGLMLVYVAMLVPFSTIIMRGFYERVPVALEEAAMVDGCSRLTAMLRVVVPVMLPGIAATFIFGFVQCWNELFLAIAFIDSEETKTIPVAMNSFITQYDIDWGPMAAATVVSILPTLVLFSFARRYIVEGLTSGAVKG encoded by the coding sequence GTGCGCCACCCGACCCCGCTGATCGCCCGGATCGCGAAGGCCGTCGTGCTCGGCGTCTGGCTGCTGATCACCGTCTTCCCGCTCTACTGGATCCTGGTCACCTCGCTGAAACCCACCGCGGAGATCTTCGCGGTGCCGCTGCGGTACCTGCCGGGCAGCGCCACCCTGGAGCACTACCGCGAGCTGTTCTCCTTCTCCTCGTTCGGCGGCTACCTGCGCAACAGCCTGATCGTCTCGCTGGTGTCAGGTGCCGTGGTCACCGCGATCGGCGTGCTGGGCGGCTACGTGCTGGCCCGCTTCCACTTTCCCGGACGCGGCGCGCTCATGCTCGCCTACCTGGTCACCCAGATGATCCCGCTGTTCATCGCGCTCGGCCCGCTGTACCTGATGATGTCGGACCTCGGCCTGCTGAACCAGATGAGCGGGCTGATGCTGGTCTACGTCGCCATGCTGGTGCCGTTCTCAACGATCATCATGCGCGGCTTCTACGAGCGCGTCCCCGTCGCGCTCGAGGAGGCGGCCATGGTGGACGGCTGCTCGCGGCTCACGGCGATGCTGCGCGTGGTCGTCCCCGTCATGCTGCCCGGCATCGCCGCCACGTTCATCTTCGGTTTCGTCCAGTGCTGGAACGAGCTCTTCCTCGCCATCGCCTTCATCGACAGCGAGGAGACCAAGACCATCCCGGTCGCGATGAACTCGTTCATCACGCAGTACGACATCGACTGGGGGCCGATGGCGGCCGCCACGGTGGTCTCGATCCTCCCCACGCTCGTGCTGTTCTCCTTCGCCCGCCGCTACATCGTGGAGGGCCTCACGTCAGGCGCGGTCAAGGGCTGA
- a CDS encoding TetR/AcrR family transcriptional regulator — translation MRADARRNYDHLVATARAVFAEEGPDASLNEVARRAGVGPGTLYRHFPTRQALLVAVFRERIDTLCAHADDLAAHAAPGEALRTWLRAVLLHARTDGGLSATMASGVDLGFDCHARMRSAATTLLARAQRAGAVRAEVSADDLFKLVTGIAQVADDQSEGERLLALAVEGVAVHPS, via the coding sequence ATGCGTGCGGACGCGCGCCGCAACTACGACCATCTGGTGGCGACCGCCAGGGCCGTGTTCGCCGAGGAGGGGCCTGACGCGTCGCTCAACGAGGTCGCCAGGCGCGCCGGGGTGGGGCCCGGCACGCTGTACCGGCATTTCCCCACCAGGCAGGCGCTGCTCGTGGCGGTGTTCAGGGAGCGGATCGACACGCTCTGCGCGCACGCGGACGACCTGGCCGCGCACGCCGCGCCGGGAGAGGCGCTGCGCACCTGGTTGCGCGCGGTCCTGCTGCACGCGCGGACCGACGGCGGGCTGTCGGCCACGATGGCCTCGGGCGTGGACCTCGGCTTCGACTGCCACGCCAGGATGCGGTCGGCGGCCACCACGCTGCTCGCGAGGGCGCAGCGGGCGGGCGCGGTCCGGGCGGAGGTGTCGGCGGATGACCTGTTCAAGCTGGTCACCGGCATCGCCCAGGTCGCCGACGACCAGAGCGAGGGTGAGCGGCTGCTGGCGCTGGCCGTGGAAGGCGTCGCCGTCCACCCCTCCTGA
- a CDS encoding LysE family translocator, giving the protein MLIDPGVAAVDVIRVVGAVYLVYLAISSFRAAARSDGLDPPQARPEPGRARRIFGRASLTNLANPKVIAFYLAFFPPSTRPAGT; this is encoded by the coding sequence ATGCTGATCGATCCGGGTGTGGCCGCAGTCGACGTCATACGCGTCGTGGGCGCCGTCTATCTGGTGTACCTCGCCATCAGCTCGTTCCGGGCCGCCGCCAGGTCAGACGGTCTCGACCCGCCTCAGGCGCGGCCCGAACCGGGTCGAGCCCGCCGCATCTTCGGCAGGGCGTCGCTGACGAACCTCGCCAACCCCAAGGTGATCGCCTTCTACCTGGCGTTCTTCCCCCCATCGACCCGGCCCGCGGGAACGTGA
- a CDS encoding LacI family DNA-binding transcriptional regulator, which produces MNRRRTTMADVARHAGVSLKTVSRVVNQEPHVRQDLVRRVQGAITALGFRRNEAASRLARGGSVLTLGLVIENISNEFYSSLAKAVERAASAHEALVVFGSYEERADREVMLIDTMYGRGVDAMVIVPTAGDHTWLTEYLASGLTAVFVDRVPEGLPDTDAVLLDAEAGGQLATRHLLAYGHRRIALISDNDPLSSVHARAEGYRTALRAAGAAADPALCVTGLFDPWQVEQEVLRLLALPDPPTAFFVTNNRAAIGLMQALRDHPGPRPAFVGFDDFEMAGVFTPGVTVVRYDVTRLGSAAVELLLARVRDPARPSQRVTVPVELVVRGSGEVPPP; this is translated from the coding sequence ATGAACCGCCGACGAACCACGATGGCCGACGTCGCCCGGCACGCCGGGGTCAGCCTCAAGACGGTCTCCCGGGTGGTGAACCAGGAGCCCCACGTACGGCAGGATCTGGTCCGGCGCGTCCAGGGCGCGATCACCGCGCTGGGGTTCCGGCGCAACGAGGCCGCCAGCCGGTTGGCGCGCGGCGGCTCGGTCCTCACCCTGGGCCTGGTCATCGAGAACATCTCCAACGAGTTCTACTCGAGCTTGGCCAAGGCCGTCGAGCGGGCGGCCTCGGCGCACGAGGCGCTGGTGGTCTTCGGCAGCTACGAGGAGCGGGCCGATCGCGAGGTCATGCTCATCGACACGATGTACGGCAGAGGCGTCGACGCCATGGTCATCGTCCCCACCGCCGGGGACCACACCTGGCTGACCGAGTACCTCGCGAGCGGGCTCACCGCGGTGTTCGTCGACCGGGTGCCCGAGGGGCTGCCCGACACCGACGCCGTGCTGCTCGACGCCGAGGCGGGCGGGCAGCTCGCCACCCGGCACCTGCTCGCCTACGGTCATCGGCGGATCGCCCTGATCTCGGACAACGACCCGTTGAGCTCGGTGCACGCCCGGGCGGAGGGATACCGTACGGCCCTGCGCGCGGCCGGGGCCGCCGCCGATCCCGCATTGTGCGTGACCGGCCTGTTCGACCCCTGGCAGGTGGAGCAGGAGGTGCTGCGACTGCTCGCGCTGCCCGACCCGCCGACGGCGTTCTTCGTGACCAACAACAGGGCCGCCATCGGTCTCATGCAGGCCCTGCGCGACCATCCAGGGCCGCGCCCCGCATTCGTCGGCTTCGACGACTTCGAGATGGCCGGGGTGTTCACCCCCGGGGTCACCGTGGTGCGCTACGACGTCACCCGCCTCGGCAGCGCGGCGGTGGAACTGCTGCTCGCCAGGGTGCGGGACCCCGCGCGCCCCAGCCAGCGGGTGACCGTCCCGGTGGAGCTCGTGGTCAGGGGCTCGGGCGAGGTGCCCCCACCCTGA
- a CDS encoding MerR family transcriptional regulator has protein sequence MDGDTLYTIGDLARRTGLTVKAIRFYSDQGIVPPADRSPAGYRRYGIDAVARLDLVRTLRDLGLDLPTIRKVVDREVSLTEVAAAHAEALAVQIRTLRLRRAVLTAVARRGSTPEEMDLMHKLAKLSEDERRRLIGAFLDTAFGGQDAAPELVGIRRSMTPELPDNPEAEQVEAWVELAELSQDPDFRATMRRVVEQHAAERAQGDTTGPRRDFAAMVREHVGPALDAGVDPASPGAVVAAVMTQYARAFGCPDDLDLRRRLLARTESANDPRRERYLQLLAVINGWPAPESLAPVFDWFVRALRTAQGSALDRA, from the coding sequence ATGGACGGCGACACGCTCTACACGATCGGCGATCTGGCCCGGCGGACCGGGCTGACGGTCAAGGCCATCCGGTTCTACTCCGACCAGGGGATCGTGCCGCCTGCCGACCGTAGCCCCGCCGGCTACCGCCGGTACGGCATCGACGCCGTCGCACGCCTGGACCTCGTGCGGACGCTGCGCGACCTCGGACTGGACCTGCCCACGATCAGGAAGGTCGTGGACAGGGAGGTCTCCCTCACCGAGGTCGCCGCGGCGCACGCCGAGGCGCTGGCCGTGCAGATCCGCACGCTGCGCCTGCGCCGCGCGGTGCTCACGGCGGTGGCCAGGCGCGGGTCGACCCCTGAGGAGATGGATCTCATGCACAAGCTGGCCAAACTGTCGGAGGACGAACGCCGGCGGCTGATCGGCGCGTTCCTCGACACCGCCTTCGGCGGCCAGGACGCCGCCCCCGAGCTCGTGGGGATCAGGCGCTCGATGACCCCCGAGCTGCCGGACAACCCCGAGGCCGAGCAGGTCGAGGCGTGGGTGGAGCTGGCGGAGCTGTCGCAGGACCCGGATTTCCGCGCCACCATGCGGCGCGTGGTCGAGCAGCACGCGGCCGAGCGCGCCCAGGGCGACACCACGGGCCCGCGCCGCGACTTCGCCGCGATGGTCCGTGAGCACGTCGGCCCGGCCCTGGACGCCGGCGTCGATCCGGCCTCGCCCGGCGCGGTCGTCGCGGCGGTGATGACGCAGTACGCGCGGGCCTTCGGCTGCCCCGACGACCTGGACCTCCGGCGCCGGCTGCTGGCCAGGACGGAGAGCGCGAACGACCCTCGCAGGGAGCGGTATCTCCAGCTGCTCGCAGTGATCAACGGCTGGCCGGCTCCGGAGAGCCTGGCGCCGGTGTTCGACTGGTTCGTCCGGGCCCTGCGGACCGCGCAAGGCTCAGCCCTTGACCGCGCCTGA
- a CDS encoding TIGR03620 family F420-dependent LLM class oxidoreductase gives MLGTLGIWTFAFDQQPASAVRDAAAELEELGYGALWFGEGFGRDSVSQAWLTLGATRRMTVAAGIANIAFRDPISMAAAERSLNEAFPGRYLLGLGGHRVSDTPIPMDGYEIPSRGKAVRTMTAYLDAMDAVPLNSPAPADPPRRVLAALGPKMLALAAERTLGAHPYFVPVEHTRTAREVMRPGALLAVEQAVVLDSDVSRARETATAHVGFYAEQAPHQMANLRRLGFDEADLSGPSRRLVDSIVAYGDAGAIEKRVREHLDAGADHVCLQVLTADPATPPLREWRELAGLLG, from the coding sequence ATGCTCGGAACACTGGGAATCTGGACCTTCGCCTTCGACCAGCAGCCCGCCTCCGCCGTCCGCGACGCGGCCGCGGAGCTCGAGGAGCTCGGGTACGGTGCGCTGTGGTTCGGCGAGGGCTTCGGACGGGACAGCGTGAGCCAGGCCTGGCTCACGCTGGGCGCGACCCGGCGGATGACGGTCGCCGCCGGCATCGCCAACATCGCCTTCCGCGACCCGATCAGCATGGCCGCGGCCGAGAGGTCGCTCAACGAGGCCTTCCCCGGCCGCTACCTGCTCGGTCTCGGCGGCCACCGGGTGAGCGACACCCCCATTCCGATGGACGGCTACGAGATCCCCAGCCGCGGCAAGGCCGTGCGCACGATGACCGCCTACCTCGACGCCATGGACGCCGTCCCGCTGAACTCCCCCGCGCCCGCCGATCCGCCCCGCCGCGTGCTGGCCGCGCTGGGCCCCAAGATGCTGGCCCTGGCCGCCGAGCGGACCCTGGGCGCGCACCCGTACTTCGTGCCCGTCGAGCACACCCGCACGGCCCGCGAGGTCATGAGGCCCGGCGCGCTGCTCGCCGTCGAGCAGGCGGTGGTCCTGGACTCCGACGTCTCCAGGGCGCGCGAGACGGCCACCGCGCACGTCGGCTTCTACGCGGAACAGGCCCCGCACCAGATGGCGAACCTGCGCAGGCTCGGCTTCGACGAGGCCGACCTGTCGGGTCCGAGCAGGCGGCTGGTGGACTCGATCGTCGCCTACGGGGACGCCGGCGCGATCGAGAAGCGGGTGCGCGAGCACCTGGACGCCGGGGCCGACCACGTCTGCCTCCAGGTCCTCACCGCCGACCCCGCCACGCCGCCCCTGCGGGAGTGGCGCGAACTGGCCGGCCTGCTCGGCTAG
- a CDS encoding epoxide hydrolase family protein: MSENPQIRPFRIEIPQADVDDLKDRLARTRWPQDSPEDGWSRGVPLGYLKDLTAYWADGFDWRAQEAALNEIPQFLTTIDGQDVHFMHIRSPEPDAFPLILTHGWPSSPIEFRQLIGRLTDPRSHGGDPADAFHLVIPSLPGYGFSTPARHGWGNLFRVAQGWAELMSRLGYERYAAHGTDVGSGVAGLLGLVAPDRVTGIHLTGTIATFPFAPPLETGGLSEPDRVRADRFTAYQQEGLGYLHMMTTRPQTLAYSLTDSPVGQLAWIVEKFKEWTDLSAELPEDAVDRDQLLTGVSVHWFTGSGASSAHAVYEGMQVYRQMAAQQAAGGDADAWEEPAGPPTGVAVFAADTTIRGVMDPAGRIGHWTEFDRGGHFPAMETPDLLAQDLRAFFRDLRA; this comes from the coding sequence ATGAGCGAGAACCCGCAGATCCGACCCTTCCGCATCGAGATCCCACAGGCCGACGTCGACGACCTGAAGGACCGGCTCGCCCGCACCCGTTGGCCGCAGGACTCGCCCGAGGACGGCTGGAGCCGGGGCGTGCCCCTCGGCTACCTCAAGGACCTGACGGCCTACTGGGCCGACGGGTTCGACTGGCGGGCCCAGGAGGCGGCGCTGAACGAGATCCCGCAGTTCCTGACCACGATCGACGGGCAGGACGTGCACTTCATGCACATCCGCTCGCCCGAACCCGACGCGTTCCCGCTGATCCTCACGCACGGCTGGCCCAGCTCGCCGATCGAGTTCCGCCAGCTGATCGGCCGGCTCACCGACCCCCGCTCCCACGGCGGCGACCCCGCGGACGCCTTCCACCTGGTCATCCCGTCACTGCCGGGCTACGGATTCTCGACTCCCGCACGGCACGGCTGGGGCAACCTGTTCCGCGTCGCGCAGGGGTGGGCGGAGCTGATGTCGCGGCTCGGCTACGAGCGGTACGCCGCCCACGGAACCGACGTGGGCTCGGGAGTGGCCGGCCTGCTCGGCCTGGTCGCGCCCGACCGGGTCACCGGCATCCACCTCACCGGGACCATCGCGACGTTCCCGTTCGCGCCGCCGCTGGAGACGGGCGGGCTCTCGGAGCCCGATCGGGTGCGGGCCGACCGGTTCACCGCGTACCAGCAGGAGGGGCTCGGCTACCTGCACATGATGACGACCAGGCCGCAGACCCTGGCGTACTCGCTGACCGACTCGCCGGTGGGGCAGCTCGCCTGGATCGTGGAGAAGTTCAAGGAGTGGACCGACCTCTCGGCGGAGCTGCCCGAGGACGCGGTCGACCGTGACCAGTTGCTCACCGGTGTCAGCGTTCACTGGTTCACCGGCTCGGGCGCGTCCTCCGCCCACGCGGTCTACGAGGGCATGCAGGTCTACCGGCAGATGGCCGCACAACAGGCGGCGGGCGGCGACGCGGACGCCTGGGAGGAGCCGGCGGGCCCGCCGACGGGCGTCGCGGTCTTCGCCGCCGACACCACGATCCGCGGCGTCATGGACCCCGCGGGCCGCATCGGGCACTGGACGGAGTTCGACCGCGGCGGGCACTTCCCCGCGATGGAGACCCCCGACCTGCTCGCCCAGGACCTGCGCGCCTTCTTCCGCGACCTGCGCGCCTGA
- a CDS encoding ABC transporter substrate-binding protein → MTRPHRLALLLAGVLTMTVAGCGSDDAEGTVRLRMIESLTSPDRTKLIKKLLADFERQNPGIKVELISPPLENADQKITQVLQTRKGIDVLEVRDHTAKSFSNNGWLAELPVQSWSGWTGLTDLARKKAVEVGGKPYLIPYGFYEKVLFYRSDWLRDAGVAQPPATWQEVYDTAKKLTDKGKRRYGYSFRGGKGGFDYAVLIVSAFNGDKVDPAKSFFLKDGGTIWSTPEAAQAMDLFLRLFKEASPADSVSWSFPEMVQGFTSNVTGMLIQDPEVIKTVRESGIPKDGWSTAPIPKGPSGYALQPVGYAGWGVTSFSTHKTEAVKLVQFLSESAQSTAFAKGNSLIPISTAAQQDPEFSQGAWKAYLDAQQDDKQMITIRPVDYPGWSEWQQTADKDIQSLLTGDKTVADVLSAWDAFWTDQAKKKTS, encoded by the coding sequence ATGACCAGACCCCACAGGCTCGCCCTCCTGCTGGCCGGCGTGCTGACCATGACCGTGGCCGGCTGCGGTTCCGACGACGCCGAGGGCACGGTCAGGCTGCGCATGATCGAGAGCCTCACCAGCCCGGACCGCACCAAGTTGATCAAGAAGCTGCTCGCCGACTTCGAGCGGCAGAACCCCGGGATCAAGGTCGAGCTGATCTCGCCGCCCCTGGAGAACGCCGACCAGAAGATCACCCAGGTGCTGCAGACCAGGAAGGGCATCGACGTCCTCGAGGTCCGCGACCACACCGCCAAGTCCTTCTCCAACAACGGCTGGCTGGCCGAGCTTCCGGTGCAGAGCTGGTCCGGCTGGACCGGGCTGACCGACCTGGCCAGGAAGAAGGCCGTCGAGGTGGGCGGCAAGCCGTACCTCATCCCCTACGGCTTCTACGAGAAGGTGCTCTTCTACCGGTCGGACTGGCTGCGCGACGCCGGCGTCGCGCAGCCGCCGGCCACCTGGCAGGAGGTCTACGACACCGCCAAGAAGCTGACCGACAAGGGCAAGCGACGCTACGGCTACTCCTTCCGCGGCGGCAAGGGCGGCTTCGACTACGCCGTCCTGATCGTCAGCGCCTTCAACGGTGACAAGGTGGACCCGGCCAAGTCGTTCTTCCTGAAGGACGGCGGGACGATCTGGTCCACGCCGGAGGCCGCGCAGGCCATGGACCTGTTCCTGCGCCTGTTCAAGGAGGCCTCCCCCGCCGACTCGGTCTCGTGGAGCTTCCCCGAGATGGTGCAGGGCTTCACCTCCAACGTCACCGGCATGCTCATCCAGGATCCCGAAGTGATCAAGACGGTCAGGGAGAGCGGCATCCCCAAGGACGGCTGGAGCACCGCCCCGATCCCCAAGGGCCCGAGCGGGTACGCGCTGCAGCCCGTCGGGTACGCGGGCTGGGGCGTGACGTCCTTCAGCACGCACAAGACCGAGGCGGTCAAGCTCGTCCAGTTCCTCAGCGAGAGCGCGCAGAGCACGGCGTTCGCCAAGGGCAACTCGCTCATCCCGATCAGCACGGCCGCCCAGCAGGACCCCGAGTTCTCTCAGGGCGCCTGGAAGGCGTATCTGGACGCCCAGCAGGACGACAAGCAGATGATCACCATCAGGCCGGTCGACTACCCCGGCTGGAGCGAGTGGCAGCAGACGGCGGACAAGGACATCCAGTCGCTGCTGACCGGTGACAAGACGGTCGCGGACGTGCTGAGCGCCTGGGACGCCTTCTGGACCGATCAGGCGAAGAAGAAGACGTCGTGA
- a CDS encoding trans-sulfuration enzyme family protein — MYEHIDDSWICGRYGEDEPWMSGAVNPPVFENSLFTFPTANALADGLAAEDENYVYSRGTNPTVDVLQRKIAALERAERAKCFASGMGAIAATISSLVSAGDQVIVVGAVYGPTTQFLRYLEKFGVSHTTVHTDNPAVLDSVVTTRSRVLYLESPSYMRYGVIDLRAFAGWARGRGLTTVMDNTWATPIFQKPLTMGVDLVVHSLSKYIGGHSDLVGGVVAGPSRLIRPLALTEYQLYGAALSAHEAAKAIKGLRTLPVRMPAHQERGLRVAEFLVKHPAIRAVNHPGLPGHPGHELARAQMTGFSSVFSLELDTEDITEVARFVDALRHFRIGVSWGGFESLVSAPALTTQESVRATMGIPVGLVRLSVGLEDADTLVADLAEALATS, encoded by the coding sequence ATGTACGAACACATCGACGACAGCTGGATCTGCGGCCGGTACGGCGAGGACGAGCCCTGGATGTCGGGCGCGGTGAACCCGCCGGTCTTCGAGAACTCCCTGTTCACCTTCCCCACAGCGAACGCGCTGGCCGACGGCCTGGCGGCCGAGGACGAGAACTACGTCTACTCGCGTGGCACCAACCCCACCGTGGACGTGCTCCAGCGCAAGATCGCCGCGCTCGAGCGGGCGGAGCGGGCCAAGTGTTTCGCGTCCGGGATGGGCGCCATCGCGGCGACGATCTCCTCGCTGGTCTCGGCGGGCGACCAGGTGATCGTGGTGGGGGCGGTCTATGGCCCGACCACCCAGTTCCTCCGCTACCTGGAGAAATTCGGGGTCTCGCATACGACGGTGCACACCGATAATCCTGCCGTGCTTGACAGCGTTGTCACAACTCGGTCCCGCGTGCTGTACCTGGAGTCGCCGTCGTACATGCGCTACGGGGTCATCGACCTGCGCGCCTTCGCCGGGTGGGCGCGCGGGCGGGGGTTGACCACGGTGATGGACAACACCTGGGCGACGCCGATCTTCCAGAAGCCGCTCACCATGGGCGTCGACCTGGTCGTCCATTCGCTGTCGAAGTACATCGGCGGCCACAGCGACCTCGTCGGCGGTGTCGTGGCCGGGCCCTCCCGGCTGATCAGGCCGCTGGCGCTGACCGAGTACCAGCTGTACGGCGCGGCGCTGTCGGCCCACGAGGCGGCCAAGGCGATCAAGGGGTTGCGCACCCTGCCCGTCCGCATGCCTGCGCACCAGGAACGTGGTCTGAGAGTGGCGGAGTTCCTGGTCAAGCACCCCGCCATCCGCGCGGTCAACCATCCGGGTCTGCCCGGCCATCCGGGTCACGAGCTCGCCCGCGCGCAGATGACCGGCTTCTCCAGCGTCTTCAGCCTCGAGCTCGACACCGAGGACATCACCGAGGTGGCCAGGTTCGTGGACGCGTTGCGCCACTTCCGCATCGGCGTCTCGTGGGGCGGATTCGAGAGCCTGGTCAGCGCGCCCGCGCTCACCACGCAGGAGTCGGTGCGGGCCACCATGGGGATTCCGGTGGGACTGGTTCGCCTCTCGGTGGGGCTGGAGGACGCCGACACCCTCGTCGCGGATCTCGCCGAGGCGCTCGCGACATCTTGA